A genomic window from Pirellulales bacterium includes:
- the ruvX gene encoding Holliday junction resolvase RuvX — protein MRGEKTTTAATGRLAGIDFGTVRIGVAITDRERRIVSPLDNYSRRGETADAEYFRRLVTAEQIVGFVVGLPVHLDGRESQKSTEARQFGGWLAQVTGVNVVFFDERFSTSEAEQALAGAELTKKKRKARLDKLAAQILLTAYLEAGCPASFEAKGIGS, from the coding sequence ATGAGGGGCGAGAAGACCACGACTGCGGCAACCGGTCGATTGGCGGGAATAGATTTTGGCACAGTGCGAATTGGCGTGGCGATTACCGATCGTGAGAGGCGGATTGTCAGCCCGTTGGACAACTACTCCCGCCGCGGCGAAACGGCCGATGCGGAATACTTTCGGCGGCTTGTTACGGCCGAACAAATTGTCGGCTTTGTGGTGGGCTTGCCCGTCCATTTGGACGGGCGCGAAAGCCAGAAATCGACGGAAGCCAGGCAGTTTGGCGGGTGGCTGGCGCAAGTTACCGGCGTGAATGTGGTATTTTTTGACGAGCGCTTCTCGACGTCGGAAGCGGAGCAAGCATTGGCGGGAGCGGAGTTGACGAAAAAAAAGCGGAAAGCACGGCTGGACAAACTCGCGGCCCAAATTTTGCTAACCGCTTATCTGGAAGCGGGCTGCCCCGCGAGTTTTGAGGCGAAGGGAATTGGATCATGA
- a CDS encoding MBL fold metallo-hydrolase produces MLQRKPVFPHVIEMNYQAGQRLGCNVYLVYDKNEWVLIDVGFQETVDAIVDLIRQLDFPLSNCKTVIATHADVDHIQGLAHIKQALKANVSGHPKAAEPLAKGDKLKTFAEVESQNIHLDMPPVKLDTLINEGDIINVGDLNLEVWHTPGHTDSQLSFRLGKLLFSGDNIYRDGCVGAIDAHHGSDIPSFLKSLRRIRASDVEWLLPSHGPIFRKDNALLDRAIERLEGYLHMADWGTCAIDWPLMDEWDKELEAGIMPGDK; encoded by the coding sequence ATGCTGCAGCGTAAGCCCGTTTTTCCACACGTGATTGAAATGAACTACCAGGCCGGGCAACGCCTGGGGTGCAACGTGTATTTGGTGTATGACAAAAACGAGTGGGTGCTGATCGACGTGGGATTCCAGGAGACGGTGGACGCCATTGTCGATTTAATTCGACAGCTTGATTTTCCTCTGTCGAATTGCAAAACGGTGATCGCCACGCATGCCGATGTCGACCATATCCAGGGTTTGGCCCACATTAAGCAGGCGTTGAAGGCCAATGTCAGCGGGCACCCGAAGGCGGCGGAGCCGTTGGCGAAGGGAGATAAGCTAAAAACCTTTGCGGAAGTCGAGTCGCAAAACATTCATCTCGACATGCCGCCGGTGAAGCTGGATACGTTGATTAATGAGGGCGATATCATCAACGTGGGCGACTTGAATTTGGAAGTGTGGCACACGCCGGGACACACCGACAGCCAACTTTCGTTTCGCTTGGGCAAGCTGCTGTTCAGCGGCGACAATATATATCGGGACGGTTGCGTGGGGGCGATCGACGCCCATCACGGCAGCGATATTCCCTCGTTTCTGAAATCACTGCGGCGCATCCGCGCCAGCGACGTGGAGTGGCTGCTGCCCAGTCACGGGCCGATTTTCCGCAAAGACAACGCATTGTTGGATCGGGCCATCGAACGGCTCGAAGGTTATTTGCACATGGCCGACTGGGGCACGTGTGCCATCGATTGGCCGTTGATGGACGAGTGGGATAAAGAGTTGGAAGCAGGCATCATGCCAGGCGACAAGTGA
- a CDS encoding mannose-1-phosphate guanylyltransferase, translating into MLHLVVMAGGAGTRFWPESRAARPKQLLPLAGERTMLQMAVDRLGTLHSAENLWILTAAALIEAVRKQLPALRPDHMIGEPCKRDTAPCIGLAALLLSRNDPNATMAVLPADQVIQPDDQFQRAVKAAAALVEERPERIVTFGIQPTYPATTFGYVERGEGRLQSGALLKSEGTPELRVFQVSRFREKPPASVAQEYVASGRFYWNCGIFVWRASTIIAALEQRQPEMVARLRKIAEAWGQPDAQEVFAREFAAIKGISIDYAVMEQARDVAVIEAPFTWDDVGAWQAVARLARSDADGNTVSGRHLGIDTQGCIVRTDEHHLVATVGVNDLIVVHTPDATLVANRHDEEAIRRIVRLLEERGWREYL; encoded by the coding sequence ATGCTGCATCTTGTCGTAATGGCTGGCGGGGCAGGAACGCGGTTCTGGCCGGAAAGTCGCGCCGCGCGCCCCAAGCAATTGCTGCCGCTGGCGGGAGAGCGCACCATGCTGCAAATGGCCGTCGATCGATTGGGCACGCTGCACAGCGCGGAGAATTTGTGGATCTTGACCGCCGCGGCATTGATAGAGGCGGTGAGAAAACAACTGCCGGCGCTTCGGCCCGATCACATGATTGGCGAGCCGTGCAAGCGCGACACCGCGCCGTGCATTGGATTGGCGGCGCTGCTGCTCAGTCGCAACGATCCGAACGCCACCATGGCGGTGCTGCCGGCCGATCAGGTGATTCAGCCCGACGATCAATTTCAGCGGGCAGTTAAGGCGGCGGCTGCGCTGGTGGAAGAGCGGCCGGAGCGAATTGTCACGTTTGGCATTCAGCCGACCTACCCGGCGACGACGTTTGGTTACGTCGAACGAGGCGAGGGGCGCCTTCAATCTGGTGCATTACTCAAGAGCGAGGGGACGCCCGAATTGCGGGTATTTCAGGTTTCTCGATTTCGCGAAAAGCCGCCGGCCAGTGTGGCGCAAGAATACGTCGCCTCGGGCCGGTTCTATTGGAACTGCGGCATTTTTGTGTGGCGGGCGTCGACAATCATTGCGGCGCTTGAGCAGCGGCAGCCGGAAATGGTGGCGCGATTGAGAAAAATTGCGGAAGCGTGGGGGCAGCCCGACGCGCAGGAAGTTTTTGCCCGAGAATTCGCCGCGATCAAAGGGATTTCGATCGATTACGCGGTGATGGAGCAGGCGCGGGATGTCGCGGTGATTGAAGCGCCTTTCACTTGGGACGATGTCGGTGCCTGGCAGGCCGTGGCGCGGTTGGCCCGCAGCGATGCGGATGGCAACACGGTGAGCGGCCGCCATTTGGGAATTGATACGCAGGGCTGCATCGTTCGCACCGACGAGCATCATCTGGTGGCCACAGTGGGCGTGAACGATTTAATTGTGGTTCACACGCCCGACGCCACGCTGGTGGCCAACCGGCACGATGAGGAAGCGATTCGGCGGATTGTGAGGCTGCTGGAAGAGCGCGGCTGGCGAGAGTATTTATGA